A single Henriciella sp. AS95 DNA region contains:
- the mutM gene encoding bifunctional DNA-formamidopyrimidine glycosylase/DNA-(apurinic or apyrimidinic site) lyase translates to MPELPEVETVRRGLSPVMDGKTIEAVQLNRPDLRFPMPAGFAERLSGVRIERLGRRAKFLVAELSSGEALIMHLGMSGRFTITDGTRPGDFHHEVAPNPKHDHVVFRMEGDQTVTYNDPRRFGFMELWPLADMETYPRLAGFGPEPLTNGFSHAWLNEALRGKTGPIKSVLLDQRTIAGLGNIYVCEALYRSRISPRRRANTVPGERAARLTQAINQVIAEAIEAGGSSISDFKAATGELGYFQHSFSVYDREGQPCRTCGAPIKRIVQSGRSSFYCGSCQR, encoded by the coding sequence ATGCCTGAATTACCCGAAGTCGAGACAGTTCGCCGCGGCCTTTCCCCAGTGATGGATGGAAAGACGATTGAGGCGGTCCAGTTGAACCGCCCGGACCTGCGGTTTCCGATGCCTGCGGGCTTTGCGGAGCGCCTGTCTGGCGTCCGGATAGAACGGCTCGGGCGCCGGGCAAAATTTCTGGTGGCAGAGCTGTCATCCGGTGAGGCGCTGATCATGCATCTTGGCATGTCGGGCCGCTTCACCATCACGGACGGCACGCGGCCGGGTGACTTTCACCACGAGGTCGCGCCCAACCCCAAGCATGATCATGTCGTCTTCCGCATGGAGGGCGACCAGACGGTGACCTATAATGATCCGCGCCGGTTCGGCTTCATGGAGCTCTGGCCACTCGCCGATATGGAGACCTATCCGCGGCTCGCCGGTTTTGGGCCTGAACCACTAACGAACGGCTTTTCGCATGCCTGGCTGAATGAAGCGCTGCGCGGCAAAACGGGTCCGATCAAATCAGTCCTGCTGGACCAGCGCACAATAGCAGGCCTGGGCAATATCTATGTCTGCGAAGCGCTCTATCGGTCCCGAATAAGCCCGCGCCGGCGCGCCAATACGGTGCCGGGTGAACGCGCCGCCCGGCTCACGCAGGCGATCAACCAGGTCATCGCAGAGGCGATTGAGGCAGGCGGATCCTCGATCAGCGACTTCAAGGCCGCGACAGGAGAACTGGGCTATTTCCAGCACAGCTTCAGCGTCTATGACCGTGAAGGCCAGCCCTGCCGGACGTGCGGTGCACCGATCAAAC
- the ubiE gene encoding bifunctional demethylmenaquinone methyltransferase/2-methoxy-6-polyprenyl-1,4-benzoquinol methylase UbiE, translated as MTDQTDTEKTVSFGFEEVTPDEKVARVKGVFRSVASRYDVMNDLMSAGVHRLWKHDTIAKLNPQPGEKLLDVAGGTGDLAKAFIDRADKAGRRRHRDGLASAVVCDINDAMLDAGRARPDMAAYEGRINWVCGDAQALPFEDKSMDAVTIAFGIRNVADRSAALSEFRRVLKTGGRLAVLEFSHMTVPMLQKMYDTYSFSVIPRLGELVASDRESYQYLVESIRKFPKQDLFREEVRAAGFSGVSVTNFSGGIAALHYGWAV; from the coding sequence ATGACAGACCAGACAGATACAGAAAAGACCGTCAGCTTCGGCTTTGAAGAGGTCACACCGGACGAGAAGGTGGCGCGCGTCAAGGGCGTCTTCCGCTCGGTCGCGAGCCGCTATGACGTGATGAACGACCTCATGTCTGCAGGCGTTCACCGCCTGTGGAAGCATGACACGATTGCGAAGCTGAACCCGCAACCCGGCGAGAAACTGCTCGATGTCGCCGGCGGCACCGGTGATCTGGCCAAGGCTTTCATCGACCGCGCCGACAAGGCAGGGCGCAGGCGCCACCGCGACGGCCTCGCCAGTGCAGTTGTCTGCGACATCAATGATGCAATGCTGGATGCAGGCCGCGCCCGCCCGGACATGGCGGCCTATGAAGGCCGGATAAACTGGGTGTGCGGTGATGCGCAGGCCCTGCCGTTCGAAGACAAGTCCATGGATGCCGTCACCATTGCTTTCGGTATCCGCAACGTGGCCGACCGTTCGGCGGCGCTCTCAGAGTTTCGCCGTGTGCTGAAGACGGGTGGCCGTCTGGCTGTCCTCGAATTCAGCCATATGACGGTGCCGATGCTGCAGAAGATGTATGACACTTACAGCTTCAGCGTCATCCCGCGCCTTGGCGAACTCGTCGCGTCAGACCGCGAGAGCTATCAGTATCTGGTCGAGTCCATAAGAAAATTCCCGAAACAGGACCTGTTCCGGGAAGAAGTAAGGGCCGCCGGATTCTCCGGCGTGTCTGTCACCAATTTCTCTGGTGGAATTGCGGCCCTCCACTATGGGTGGGCGGTATGA
- the ubiB gene encoding 2-polyprenylphenol 6-hydroxylase, whose translation MLRAISDYGRLMRAGTALVRHDVILPVEYQNRMPFPARFAGKTLRFFGGRAKGREGERLAKALEKLGPAYIKLGQFLATRPDVFGAEVATDLSRLKDKLPPFSMEDARKALAKEFGEQDAESLFAGLGEPVAAASLAQVHKLQTSNGMKAVKILRPGVEKLIAQELRAMKRAARTVERASVESRRLEPVAFTETVATAMEKELDLRLEAGGADQMRALSEKDEWFSVPAVDWDRTGQRVLTTDWVDGVPLTDPKALEQPGIDRPDLANAITRGFLSHAIGHGVFHADMHEGNILIAPQGKVFLVDFGLIGRIGLNERRFLAEILHGFIRRDYQRVAEVHFEAGYVPANQSVGEFAQALRSIGEPIHGKPAEEVYMGRILLQLMDYTRTFGMRLRPELVLLQKTMVQVEGVARAIDPAHDIWKAAEPVVRGWITENFGPVGAAKLAAQSVREVADRLKRLPQVMDQFEDFLESSANEQSRPPKRSGPPWWAWFGLVVAVAGIAGLTISQFA comes from the coding sequence ATGCTGAGGGCGATTTCAGACTATGGGCGCCTGATGCGGGCCGGCACGGCGCTGGTCCGCCATGATGTCATTCTGCCCGTCGAATATCAGAATCGCATGCCGTTTCCGGCCCGCTTTGCCGGCAAGACGCTGCGCTTTTTCGGAGGCCGCGCGAAAGGCCGCGAGGGCGAGCGCCTGGCCAAAGCGCTGGAAAAGCTTGGCCCGGCCTATATCAAGCTCGGTCAGTTCCTCGCCACGCGCCCGGATGTGTTTGGCGCAGAGGTCGCGACCGATCTCTCTCGCCTGAAGGACAAGCTGCCGCCATTTTCGATGGAGGACGCCCGCAAGGCGCTCGCGAAAGAGTTTGGTGAGCAAGACGCAGAGAGCCTGTTTGCCGGTCTGGGCGAACCCGTTGCTGCTGCCTCCCTCGCACAGGTTCACAAGCTGCAGACATCCAACGGGATGAAGGCGGTCAAGATCCTGAGGCCGGGCGTCGAAAAGCTGATTGCGCAAGAGCTACGGGCCATGAAGCGCGCCGCCCGCACCGTTGAGCGCGCTTCGGTCGAAAGCCGGCGTCTTGAGCCTGTCGCCTTCACAGAGACCGTGGCCACGGCCATGGAAAAGGAACTCGACCTTCGTCTTGAAGCAGGCGGCGCCGATCAGATGCGGGCCCTCAGTGAGAAGGATGAGTGGTTCAGCGTCCCAGCAGTCGACTGGGACCGGACCGGCCAGCGCGTACTGACAACAGACTGGGTGGACGGCGTTCCCCTGACAGATCCAAAAGCACTGGAACAGCCCGGTATCGACCGTCCCGATCTCGCCAATGCGATCACGCGTGGCTTCCTGTCTCATGCGATCGGCCACGGCGTTTTCCATGCAGACATGCATGAGGGTAACATTCTGATCGCCCCTCAGGGAAAAGTGTTCCTGGTCGACTTCGGTCTTATTGGCCGTATCGGCCTGAATGAGCGCCGTTTCCTGGCTGAAATCCTCCATGGCTTTATCCGCCGGGACTATCAGCGCGTTGCCGAAGTCCACTTTGAGGCCGGCTATGTGCCGGCAAACCAGTCGGTTGGCGAATTCGCGCAGGCCCTGCGTTCAATTGGTGAACCCATTCACGGCAAGCCAGCCGAAGAGGTTTATATGGGCCGCATCCTCCTGCAGCTCATGGACTATACCCGCACATTCGGTATGCGCCTGCGTCCAGAACTCGTACTCTTGCAGAAGACGATGGTGCAGGTTGAAGGCGTGGCGCGTGCGATTGATCCAGCCCACGACATCTGGAAAGCCGCTGAGCCTGTCGTGAGAGGCTGGATCACTGAGAATTTCGGCCCGGTCGGCGCCGCCAAGCTCGCCGCGCAAAGCGTCCGGGAGGTCGCAGACCGTCTAAAGCGGCTGCCGCAAGTCATGGACCAGTTCGAGGACTTCCTCGAATCATCTGCCAATGAACAGAGCAGGCCGCCAAAACGGTCTGGCCCGCCATGGTGGGCCTGGTTTGGCCTGGTCGTCGCTGTTGCAGGCATTGCGGGACTGACCATCAGCCAGTTCGCCTAG
- a CDS encoding AAA family ATPase, which yields MSDSPTTKVPDTVYAAPANWVANGAGAQGNLFLTGRAGTGKTTMLRRFLAEAGENTVVLAPTGVAAMNAGGQTIHSFFKFPPRLIEPTDVKRLRGVRLIKAIETMIIDEISMVRSDMLDAIDKSLQLNRGSKRPFGGVRMILSGDLHQLPPVARGPEAEILHERYGGHYFFNAPGFKDAEFALLALKHVFRQEDPRFLALLGAMRQGRLLPTDERLLQSVVSSRSAVEASETHVVLTPNNANAFRINQARLEELPGKPHSLAAKIQGTFDEKSYPTEADLELKEGARVMLIKNDPEGRWVNGSLATVDSFKGDNVRVELDGHIYEIEPAAWEKYKYELDPETKKVSREVVGTFKQVPLRLAYAVTIHKAQGLTLDKVFIDFDRGMFAHGQAYVAFSRARSLEGLEISRALRPRDLVMDRNAFAFGKLETIEENDAYLLAKFAKDETQLL from the coding sequence ATGAGTGACTCGCCAACGACCAAAGTTCCCGACACCGTCTATGCCGCGCCCGCAAACTGGGTCGCGAATGGCGCTGGTGCGCAGGGCAATCTGTTCCTGACAGGACGCGCCGGGACCGGTAAAACCACGATGCTGCGCCGCTTTCTGGCCGAAGCGGGCGAGAATACGGTGGTGCTCGCCCCGACGGGTGTTGCGGCCATGAATGCGGGTGGGCAGACTATCCACTCCTTCTTCAAATTCCCGCCGCGCCTGATTGAGCCGACCGACGTCAAACGTCTGCGCGGTGTGCGCCTGATCAAGGCGATCGAGACGATGATCATCGACGAGATATCGATGGTCCGCTCGGACATGCTTGATGCGATCGACAAGAGCCTGCAGCTCAATCGCGGCTCCAAACGGCCTTTCGGCGGTGTGCGGATGATCCTGTCTGGCGACCTGCACCAGCTGCCGCCTGTGGCGCGCGGGCCGGAGGCGGAAATCCTGCATGAGCGATATGGCGGGCACTATTTCTTCAATGCGCCCGGCTTCAAGGATGCCGAATTTGCCCTGCTCGCGCTGAAACATGTCTTCCGGCAGGAAGACCCGCGCTTCCTCGCCCTGCTTGGCGCGATGCGGCAGGGACGGCTGCTGCCGACCGATGAAAGGCTGCTGCAGTCTGTCGTGTCGTCCCGAAGCGCCGTGGAGGCAAGCGAGACGCATGTCGTGCTGACGCCGAACAATGCCAACGCCTTTCGCATCAACCAGGCACGGCTCGAAGAGCTTCCGGGCAAGCCGCATTCCCTGGCCGCCAAGATTCAGGGCACGTTCGACGAGAAGTCCTATCCAACCGAAGCCGACCTTGAGCTGAAGGAAGGCGCACGGGTGATGCTGATCAAGAATGATCCGGAGGGGCGTTGGGTGAACGGATCCCTGGCGACGGTCGACAGCTTCAAGGGTGACAATGTGCGGGTCGAACTGGACGGCCACATCTATGAGATTGAGCCAGCGGCGTGGGAAAAATACAAATACGAGCTCGACCCGGAGACGAAAAAGGTCTCGCGTGAGGTCGTGGGGACATTCAAGCAGGTGCCGTTGAGGCTCGCCTACGCGGTCACGATACACAAGGCGCAGGGCCTGACGCTCGACAAGGTGTTCATTGACTTTGACCGGGGCATGTTCGCGCACGGGCAGGCTTATGTGGCCTTCTCGCGGGCGCGGTCTCTGGAGGGCCTGGAGATATCACGTGCGCTGCGGCCGCGTGACCTCGTCATGGATCGTAATGCTTTCGCTTTTGGCAAGCTTGAGACGATCGAAGAAAACGACGCTTACCTGCTCGCGAAATTCGCGAAGGATGAAACGCAGCTTCTCTAG
- the coaBC gene encoding bifunctional phosphopantothenoylcysteine decarboxylase/phosphopantothenate--cysteine ligase CoaBC — MSSKSILLIIGGGIAAYKSLELIRELARRDVKSRCIVTKAGAEFVTPLSVSALSGEKCFTDLFSLDDEAEMGHIQLSRSADLVVVCPATADLLAKAANGHANDLASTTLMATDKPVLMVPAMNVRMWEHAATRRNVETLRRDGVQVMEPDEGAMACGEFGPGRLPDVMAIADAVEDQLNALTGPKPLEGQHILITAGPTREPLDPVRYLSNHSSGKQGYAIAASVARLGARVTLVSGPVDLAAPRGVDMVNVETARDMLKACEEALPADAFISVAAVADWRPSISANKKLKLKDEGKTLPALALAENPDILATISRKRKNRPGLVIGFAAETHDVEALAQAKMKRKGCDWIVANDVSGDVMGGAENEVSLVTRDSVEHWPRMDKMAVARKLADRIAVALGNADDQQLAAE, encoded by the coding sequence ATGAGCAGCAAAAGCATCCTTCTCATCATTGGCGGCGGTATTGCGGCCTACAAGTCGCTGGAGCTCATCCGTGAGCTTGCGCGCCGCGATGTGAAATCCCGCTGCATCGTCACAAAGGCGGGCGCGGAGTTCGTGACCCCGCTTTCTGTTTCGGCCTTGTCAGGCGAGAAATGCTTCACCGATCTCTTCAGCCTCGATGACGAAGCCGAGATGGGTCATATCCAGCTGTCCCGGTCGGCCGATCTCGTCGTCGTTTGCCCCGCAACCGCTGACCTCCTCGCCAAGGCTGCGAACGGCCATGCAAATGATCTGGCATCCACCACGCTGATGGCGACAGACAAGCCAGTCCTGATGGTGCCCGCCATGAATGTGCGCATGTGGGAGCACGCCGCGACACGGCGCAATGTCGAGACGCTCCGCCGCGATGGCGTTCAGGTGATGGAGCCCGACGAGGGCGCGATGGCCTGCGGCGAGTTCGGTCCGGGGCGCCTGCCTGACGTGATGGCCATTGCCGATGCCGTTGAGGACCAGTTGAACGCGCTGACGGGGCCTAAGCCGCTGGAAGGCCAGCACATCCTCATCACGGCCGGCCCGACCCGCGAGCCACTCGACCCGGTCCGCTATCTCTCCAATCATTCTTCCGGCAAGCAGGGCTATGCGATTGCGGCATCGGTTGCTCGCCTCGGTGCCCGCGTCACGCTGGTCTCCGGCCCGGTCGATCTTGCAGCGCCGAGAGGCGTCGACATGGTGAACGTGGAGACCGCCCGCGACATGCTGAAGGCTTGCGAGGAAGCGCTTCCCGCCGACGCTTTCATCTCCGTCGCGGCCGTTGCCGACTGGCGGCCATCCATCTCGGCCAACAAGAAGCTGAAGCTGAAAGATGAGGGCAAGACCTTGCCGGCGCTCGCCCTCGCCGAGAACCCCGACATTCTCGCCACCATCTCCCGCAAACGGAAGAACCGGCCCGGCCTGGTTATTGGTTTCGCGGCTGAAACCCATGATGTCGAAGCGCTGGCTCAGGCCAAGATGAAGCGTAAGGGCTGCGACTGGATCGTGGCCAATGATGTCTCCGGTGACGTGATGGGCGGCGCCGAGAATGAAGTGTCTCTCGTCACCCGCGACAGCGTCGAGCACTGGCCGCGCATGGACAAGATGGCCGTTGCGCGCAAGCTCGCAGACCGCATTGCGGTTGCGCTCGGCAACGCTGACGATCAGCAGCTGGCGGCCGAGTAA
- the dut gene encoding dUTP diphosphatase, which translates to MTDIKVAVKALPHFEGLPLPAYETDGAAGMDIRAAYPEGEPYELKPGERTMVPTGLSVAIPQGFEIQMRPRSGLAAKHGLTCLNSPGTIDSDYRGELKVILINHSNETFTISRGERIGQMVLAPVTRIVWQEVDSLDETVRGEGGFGSTGR; encoded by the coding sequence ATGACTGACATCAAAGTTGCCGTTAAGGCGCTCCCACATTTTGAAGGCCTGCCGCTGCCTGCCTATGAGACAGACGGGGCCGCCGGCATGGATATCCGCGCGGCTTACCCTGAGGGTGAGCCTTACGAGCTGAAGCCCGGCGAGCGCACCATGGTGCCAACCGGTCTTTCTGTTGCGATCCCGCAGGGCTTTGAAATCCAGATGCGCCCACGCTCCGGACTCGCCGCCAAGCATGGCCTGACCTGCCTCAACAGCCCCGGCACGATCGACAGCGATTATCGCGGGGAGCTGAAGGTCATTCTGATCAACCACTCAAACGAGACTTTCACGATCTCGCGCGGTGAACGCATTGGTCAGATGGTGCTCGCACCGGTGACGCGGATCGTCTGGCAGGAAGTGGACAGCCTCGATGAAACTGTCCGCGGCGAGGGTGGATTCGGCTCAACCGGGCGATAA
- a CDS encoding HesA/MoeB/ThiF family protein codes for MALTPQQLERHKRHILLKEIGGPGVQKLLDARISIIGAGALGGPCAMYLAAAGVGEIEIWDNDVVDRSNLQRQVQFTEEDIGQSKVARLAQRLKAAAPDVRVLERQQRWSEAYKLAGSILIDATDNFETRFVLNRAAHALGRYLVSGAATRWSGQISVFASGVQPGAPCYQCFVPETPPDAEACEDAGVVGPVTGIVASHMALETLKLITGAGRPLIGQIGIIDGLGGISRTVKLNPDTDCPVCGG; via the coding sequence ATGGCTTTGACACCGCAGCAGCTCGAGCGCCACAAGCGCCACATTCTCCTGAAGGAGATTGGCGGGCCCGGCGTCCAGAAGCTCCTCGATGCGCGCATTTCAATTATCGGGGCAGGGGCGCTCGGCGGCCCTTGCGCGATGTATCTGGCAGCTGCCGGTGTCGGCGAGATCGAGATCTGGGACAATGACGTCGTCGACCGCTCCAACCTCCAGCGGCAGGTGCAGTTCACCGAAGAAGACATCGGCCAGTCCAAGGTCGCGCGCCTCGCCCAGCGCCTGAAGGCGGCCGCGCCAGATGTCCGCGTGCTTGAAAGACAGCAGCGCTGGAGCGAGGCTTACAAACTCGCTGGCTCCATCCTCATTGACGCCACTGACAATTTCGAGACGCGATTCGTGCTGAACCGCGCCGCGCATGCGCTTGGCCGCTACCTTGTTTCAGGCGCCGCGACGCGATGGTCGGGGCAGATCTCCGTCTTTGCATCCGGCGTTCAGCCGGGCGCGCCCTGCTATCAGTGTTTTGTCCCTGAAACGCCGCCAGATGCTGAAGCCTGCGAAGATGCAGGCGTTGTTGGACCGGTCACCGGCATCGTTGCATCGCACATGGCGCTGGAGACGCTGAAGCTGATCACAGGGGCCGGCCGGCCGCTGATCGGCCAGATTGGCATCATTGATGGGCTGGGCGGAATTTCCCGTACCGTCAAACTTAATCCGGACACGGATTGTCCCGTCTGCGGGGGCTGA